In one Cyclopterus lumpus isolate fCycLum1 chromosome 22, fCycLum1.pri, whole genome shotgun sequence genomic region, the following are encoded:
- the exd2 gene encoding exonuclease 3'-5' domain-containing protein 2 isoform X2 has translation MSFRGHLTAVITVLGATLGGLLIWRVYRTRRKRLPSVQKVADPVEAPCPVETDFTAVEHQNNQPPLLLEKEFQAAEGQTVQLPPPIQITSSEQLLAVKPVMVSSEEEWQRLWPLMQKELSAFPVLGLDCEWVSVKGRPSAVSLLQMATCSGLCVLVRLLPFRSGQQPFPLSLMEVLRDPHILKVGVGCYEDGKRLTRDYGLSLTCTVDLRYLALRQRQAPVNNGLSLKSLAEDLLNVSLDKSLELRCSDWEADQLTLKQMTYAARDAQVSIALFLHLLDFHSEAGPESSSGGSYSELAARCQGLVDVPFRGRGDGDERAPDGERKRRVRKTPTYESPESGDQQVPDPRKNNKRKPLGVGYSARKSPLYDNCFLHAPDGQPLCTCDKKKAKWYLDKGIGVLQSEEPFVVRLLFEPSGRPDSQQDYYLTAKENLCVVCGKADSYIRKNIVPHEYRRHFPTEMKDHNSHDILLLCTSCHAASNVHDGFLKQHLAEQFAAPQGCEEGVRLLEDSDRRRVRSAARALLTAGEGLPEQRREELQALIKSFLDDNEEQELTEEALQQAASLETRIFNEAYVPHGLKVVRASAEQGLRGLMDLERRWRQHFLTAMRPRHLPPLWAVDHNHSKFLRKYGQDLPIKLN, from the exons ATGTCTTTTCGAGGGCATTTAACTGCCGTCATAACCGTACTAGGAGCGACCTTAGGCGGGCTGCTCATATGGCGAGTTTACCGAACAAGAAGGAAGAGGCTGCCCTCCGTCCAGAAGGTGGCCGATCCTGTGGAGGCGCCATGTCCTGTGGAAACAGACTTCACAGCTGTGGAGCATCAAAACAACCAACCCCCGCTTCTTCTGGAGAAGGAGTTTCAGGCTGCGGAGGGTCAGACCGTACAGCTGCCGCCTCCCATACAGATAACGTCTTCTGAGCAGCTGCTGGCTGTGAAACCAGTGATGGTGAGCTCCGAGGAGGAATGGCAGCGGCTCTGGCCACTGATGCAAAAGGAGCTGTCGGCCTTCCCTGTGCTGGGGCTCGACTGTGAATGG GTGTCCGTGAAGGGTCGACCCTCTGCGGTCTCCCTGCTGCAGATGGCCACGTGTTCAGGCCTGTGTGTCCTCGTGAGGCTGCTGCCGTTTCGCAGCGGCCAGCAGCCGTTCCCTCTAAGTTTGATGGAAGTCCTGCGAGACCCCCACATCCTGAAGGTCGGCGTCGGCTGTTATGAAGATGGCAAGCGTCTGACGCGAGACTACGGCCTGTCGCTGACGTGTACGGTTGACCTGCGTTACCTTGCCTTAAGACAAAG GCAAGCGCCGGTGAATAATGGCCTCAGTCTGAAGTCTCTGGCAGAAGATCTGTTGAACGTGTCTCTAGATAAATCCTTGGAGCTGCGCTGCAGCGACTGGGAGGCAGATCAACTGACGCTGAAGCAG ATGACGTACGCTGCCAGAGATGCCCAAGTTTCCATcgctctcttcctccatctcctcgaTTTCCACTCTGAAGCCGGTCCCGAATCTTCCAGCGGGGGCTCTTACTCAGAGTTGGCCGCCCGCTGCCAGGGCCTGGTGGACGTGCCTTTCAGGGGCCGAGGAGACGGAGACGAAAGGGCGCCCGACGGAGAGAGGAAGCGGAGGGTTCGTAAAACACCCACTTATGAAAGCCCGGAGTCTGGGGATCAGCAAGTCCCAGACCCTCGAAAGAATAACAAGAGGAAACCGCTGGGTGTGGGCTATTCTGCCAG AAAATCTCCCCTCTATGATAACTGCTTCCTCCATGCTCCTGATGGTCAGCCTCTGTGCACCTGTGACAAGAAGAAAGCCAAATGGTACCTAGATAAAGGAATAGGAG TGCTCCAGAGCGAAGAGCCTTTTGTAGTGAGGCTGCTGTTTGAGCCGTCGGGACGTCCCGACTCCCAACAGGACTATTATCTCACTGCGAAGGAGAATCTCTGCGTGGTCTGCGGCAAAGCCGATTCCTACATCAG GAAGAACATTGTGCCCCATGAGTACAGACGGCATTTCCCGACCGAGATGAAGGACCACAACTCCCACGACATCCTGCTGCTCTGCACCAGCTGCCACGCCGCCTCCAACGTGCACGACGGCTTCCTGAAGCAGCATTTGGCCGAACAGTTCGCCGCCCCTCAGGGCTGCGAGGAGGGCGTTCGCCTGCTGGAGGACTCGGACCGACGGCGGGTGCGTTCGGCGGCTCGGGCTCTGCTCACCGCCGGGGAAGGACTGCCGGAGCAGCGGCGAGAAGAGCTGCAGGCTTTGATCAAGAGTTTCCTCGACGACAACGAGGAGCAGGAGCTGACGGAGGAGGCGCTGCAGCAGGCCGCCAGTTTGGAGACGAG GATTTTCAACGAGGCGTACGTGCCTCACGGTCTGAAGGTGGTGCGAGCCAGCGCCGAGCAGGGCCTACGGGGCCTGATGGACCTGGAGCGCCGCTGGAGGCAGCACTTCCTCACCGCCATGCGGCCTCGTcacctcccccctctctggGCCGTCGACCACAACCACAGCAAGTTCCTCCGCAAATACGGACAGGACCTGCCCATTAAACTCAACTGA
- the numb gene encoding protein numb homolog isoform X2, whose protein sequence is MNKLRQSFRRKKDVYVPESSRPHQWQTDEETVRSGKCSFAVKYLGHVEVEESRGMHICEDAVKRLKTDRKFFKGFFAKAGKKPVRAVLWVSADGLRVVDDKTKDLILDQTIEKVSFCAPDRNFERAFSYICRDGTTRRWICHCFMAIKDSGERLSHAVGCAFAACLERKQKREKECGVTATFDANRTTFTREGSFRVTTATEAAEREEVMRQLQEKKETDVKVTGNSATSVTNSSAHSTGGSPSPSSSPPLSMCTLGPQVIPRRHAPAEALARQGSFRGFPVLSQKTSPFKRQMSLRMNELPSTMQRKSDFPMKNTVVEVEGESDSISSLCTQITSAFSGPPEDPFSSAPMPKPASSPQSPVAPVNGTSPAFSVVAAAAAANPPVLPPALPARDTNPWAKTPARAPASAQPGSNWSSPTPVIVVPPNSSPSMSSHRRTPSEADRWLEEVTKSVRVPQSNPIMAAATVPAQFTAPVAMPVAPVPSVTPVAFMSSLPSVPMLPPRQPAFHPQAPVSYPMPNGLPFPQPSVPVVGITPSQMVANVFGSAVQPQPFPGAASTLPQHDPQAVCHISPFIKPPLSNAVTPAPLQPSNGSVTFNGADNWAAASRLAPASPFTQPPAPPLEDAFEAQWAALEGRSRQRTTPSPTNPFSTELHKTFEIQL, encoded by the exons GACAGGAAATTCTTCAAGGGATTCTTTGCAAAA GCCGGGAAGAAGCCGGTGCGCGCCGTGTTGTGGGTGTCGGCAGACGGCCTTCGCGTCGTAGACGACAAAACAAAG GACCTGATTCTGGACCAGACAATAGAGAAGGTGTCGTTCTGCGCTCCGGACCGGAACTTTGAGAGGGCGTTCTCTTACATCTGCAGAGACGGCACCACGCGGCGCTGGATCTGCCACTGTTTCATGGCCATTAAAGACTCA GGAGAGCGCCTGAGTCATGCCGTGGGTTGTGCCTTCGCCGCTTGTCTGGAGCGCAAACAGAAACGGGAGAAGGAGTGTGGGGTCACGGCCACCTTCGACGCCAACAGAACCACTTTCACCCGCGAGGGCTCGTTTCGTGTCACGACGGCAACGGAGGCGGCAGAGCGGGAGGAAGTCATGAGGCAgctacaggaaaaaaaag AGACGGATGTGAAGGTTACTGGGAACTCAGCCACCAGTGTGACAAACTCCTCAGCGCACTCGACGGGAGGCTCACCATCCCCCTCGTCCTCGCCGCCTCTCTCCATGTGCACACTGGGACCCCAGGTGATACCACGCAGACACGCACCGGCCGAGGCTCTCGCCAGGCAGGGCTCCTTCAGAGGCTTCCCGGTCCTCAGTCAGAAGACTTCTCCCTTCAAACGACAGATGTCGCTGCGCATGAACGAGCTGCCCTCCACCATGCAGCGCAAGTCTGACTTCCCCATGAAGAACACGG TCGTTGAGGTAGAAGGAGAAAGTGACAGCATCAGCTCGCTGTGCACTCAGATCACCTCGGCGTTCAGCGGACCCCCAGAGGACCCCTTCTCCTCAGCACCAATGCCCAAACCAGCGTCATCCCCTCAGTCTCCTGTAGCACCAG TGAATGGCACATCTCCTGCCTtctctgttgttgctgctgctgctgctgctaacccCCCAGTTCTGCCCCCCGCCCTGCCTGCTCGAGACACTAACCCCTGGGCTAAAACTCCAGCACGAGCCCCGGCCTCAGCACAGCCAG GAAGTAACTGGTCATCGCCTACTCCGGTGATAGTGGTCCCCCCCAACTCCTCCCCGTCCATGTCCTCCCACAGACGCACACCGTCAGAAGCAGACCGGTGGTTAGAAGAAGTCACCAAGTCTGTCCGAGTGCCGCAGTCGAATCCCATCATGGCAGCAGCCACGGTTCCCGCCCAGTTCACTGCCCCTGTGGCGATGCCGGTGGCGCCCGTTCCCTCCGTTACCCCGGTTGCCTTCATGTCCTCTCTGCCCTCCGTGCCCATGTTGCCCCCCCGCCAGCCCGCCTTCCACCCTCAGGCTCCGGTCTCCTACCCGATGCCCAACGGGCTGCCGTTCCCTCAGCCCAGCGTGCCTGTGGTCGGCATCACTCCTTCACAGATGGTGGCTAATGTGTTCGGCTCAGCCGTGCAACCCCAGCCGTTCCCCGGCGCGGCCTCCACACTGCCCCAGCACGATCCCCAGGCGGTCTGCCACATCAGCCCGTTCATCAAACCCCCGCTATCCAACGCAGTGACCCCCGCTCCCCTCCAGCCGTCCAACGGCAGTGTGACCTTTAATGGGGCGGACAACTGGGCGGCTGCGTCCCGACTCGCTCCAGCCTCCCCGTTCACCCAGCCGCCCGCACCGCCGCTGGAAGATGCCTTTGAGGCCCAGTGGGCTGCCTTGGAGGGCCGCTCGCGCCAGCGCACCACACCCTCCCCGACAAATCCCTTCTCCACTGAGCTGCACAAGACCTTTGAGATCCAGCTCTGA
- the exd2 gene encoding exonuclease 3'-5' domain-containing protein 2 isoform X1, which yields MSFRGHLTAVITVLGATLGGLLIWRVYRTRRKRLPSVQKVADPVEAPCPVETDFTAVEHQNNQPPLLLEKEFQAAEGQTVQLPPPIQITSSEQLLAVKPVMVSSEEEWQRLWPLMQKELSAFPVLGLDCEWVKIKSVSVKGRPSAVSLLQMATCSGLCVLVRLLPFRSGQQPFPLSLMEVLRDPHILKVGVGCYEDGKRLTRDYGLSLTCTVDLRYLALRQRQAPVNNGLSLKSLAEDLLNVSLDKSLELRCSDWEADQLTLKQMTYAARDAQVSIALFLHLLDFHSEAGPESSSGGSYSELAARCQGLVDVPFRGRGDGDERAPDGERKRRVRKTPTYESPESGDQQVPDPRKNNKRKPLGVGYSARKSPLYDNCFLHAPDGQPLCTCDKKKAKWYLDKGIGVLQSEEPFVVRLLFEPSGRPDSQQDYYLTAKENLCVVCGKADSYIRKNIVPHEYRRHFPTEMKDHNSHDILLLCTSCHAASNVHDGFLKQHLAEQFAAPQGCEEGVRLLEDSDRRRVRSAARALLTAGEGLPEQRREELQALIKSFLDDNEEQELTEEALQQAASLETRIFNEAYVPHGLKVVRASAEQGLRGLMDLERRWRQHFLTAMRPRHLPPLWAVDHNHSKFLRKYGQDLPIKLN from the exons ATGTCTTTTCGAGGGCATTTAACTGCCGTCATAACCGTACTAGGAGCGACCTTAGGCGGGCTGCTCATATGGCGAGTTTACCGAACAAGAAGGAAGAGGCTGCCCTCCGTCCAGAAGGTGGCCGATCCTGTGGAGGCGCCATGTCCTGTGGAAACAGACTTCACAGCTGTGGAGCATCAAAACAACCAACCCCCGCTTCTTCTGGAGAAGGAGTTTCAGGCTGCGGAGGGTCAGACCGTACAGCTGCCGCCTCCCATACAGATAACGTCTTCTGAGCAGCTGCTGGCTGTGAAACCAGTGATGGTGAGCTCCGAGGAGGAATGGCAGCGGCTCTGGCCACTGATGCAAAAGGAGCTGTCGGCCTTCCCTGTGCTGGGGCTCGACTGTGAATGGGTAAAGATCAAAAGC GTGTCCGTGAAGGGTCGACCCTCTGCGGTCTCCCTGCTGCAGATGGCCACGTGTTCAGGCCTGTGTGTCCTCGTGAGGCTGCTGCCGTTTCGCAGCGGCCAGCAGCCGTTCCCTCTAAGTTTGATGGAAGTCCTGCGAGACCCCCACATCCTGAAGGTCGGCGTCGGCTGTTATGAAGATGGCAAGCGTCTGACGCGAGACTACGGCCTGTCGCTGACGTGTACGGTTGACCTGCGTTACCTTGCCTTAAGACAAAG GCAAGCGCCGGTGAATAATGGCCTCAGTCTGAAGTCTCTGGCAGAAGATCTGTTGAACGTGTCTCTAGATAAATCCTTGGAGCTGCGCTGCAGCGACTGGGAGGCAGATCAACTGACGCTGAAGCAG ATGACGTACGCTGCCAGAGATGCCCAAGTTTCCATcgctctcttcctccatctcctcgaTTTCCACTCTGAAGCCGGTCCCGAATCTTCCAGCGGGGGCTCTTACTCAGAGTTGGCCGCCCGCTGCCAGGGCCTGGTGGACGTGCCTTTCAGGGGCCGAGGAGACGGAGACGAAAGGGCGCCCGACGGAGAGAGGAAGCGGAGGGTTCGTAAAACACCCACTTATGAAAGCCCGGAGTCTGGGGATCAGCAAGTCCCAGACCCTCGAAAGAATAACAAGAGGAAACCGCTGGGTGTGGGCTATTCTGCCAG AAAATCTCCCCTCTATGATAACTGCTTCCTCCATGCTCCTGATGGTCAGCCTCTGTGCACCTGTGACAAGAAGAAAGCCAAATGGTACCTAGATAAAGGAATAGGAG TGCTCCAGAGCGAAGAGCCTTTTGTAGTGAGGCTGCTGTTTGAGCCGTCGGGACGTCCCGACTCCCAACAGGACTATTATCTCACTGCGAAGGAGAATCTCTGCGTGGTCTGCGGCAAAGCCGATTCCTACATCAG GAAGAACATTGTGCCCCATGAGTACAGACGGCATTTCCCGACCGAGATGAAGGACCACAACTCCCACGACATCCTGCTGCTCTGCACCAGCTGCCACGCCGCCTCCAACGTGCACGACGGCTTCCTGAAGCAGCATTTGGCCGAACAGTTCGCCGCCCCTCAGGGCTGCGAGGAGGGCGTTCGCCTGCTGGAGGACTCGGACCGACGGCGGGTGCGTTCGGCGGCTCGGGCTCTGCTCACCGCCGGGGAAGGACTGCCGGAGCAGCGGCGAGAAGAGCTGCAGGCTTTGATCAAGAGTTTCCTCGACGACAACGAGGAGCAGGAGCTGACGGAGGAGGCGCTGCAGCAGGCCGCCAGTTTGGAGACGAG GATTTTCAACGAGGCGTACGTGCCTCACGGTCTGAAGGTGGTGCGAGCCAGCGCCGAGCAGGGCCTACGGGGCCTGATGGACCTGGAGCGCCGCTGGAGGCAGCACTTCCTCACCGCCATGCGGCCTCGTcacctcccccctctctggGCCGTCGACCACAACCACAGCAAGTTCCTCCGCAAATACGGACAGGACCTGCCCATTAAACTCAACTGA
- the numb gene encoding protein numb homolog isoform X1 — MNKLRQSFRRKKDVYVPESSRPHQWQTDEETVRSGKCSFAVKYLGHVEVEESRGMHICEDAVKRLKTDRKFFKGFFAKAGKKPVRAVLWVSADGLRVVDDKTKDLILDQTIEKVSFCAPDRNFERAFSYICRDGTTRRWICHCFMAIKDSGERLSHAVGCAFAACLERKQKREKECGVTATFDANRTTFTREGSFRVTTATEAAEREEVMRQLQEKKAETDVKVTGNSATSVTNSSAHSTGGSPSPSSSPPLSMCTLGPQVIPRRHAPAEALARQGSFRGFPVLSQKTSPFKRQMSLRMNELPSTMQRKSDFPMKNTVVEVEGESDSISSLCTQITSAFSGPPEDPFSSAPMPKPASSPQSPVAPVNGTSPAFSVVAAAAAANPPVLPPALPARDTNPWAKTPARAPASAQPGSNWSSPTPVIVVPPNSSPSMSSHRRTPSEADRWLEEVTKSVRVPQSNPIMAAATVPAQFTAPVAMPVAPVPSVTPVAFMSSLPSVPMLPPRQPAFHPQAPVSYPMPNGLPFPQPSVPVVGITPSQMVANVFGSAVQPQPFPGAASTLPQHDPQAVCHISPFIKPPLSNAVTPAPLQPSNGSVTFNGADNWAAASRLAPASPFTQPPAPPLEDAFEAQWAALEGRSRQRTTPSPTNPFSTELHKTFEIQL, encoded by the exons GACAGGAAATTCTTCAAGGGATTCTTTGCAAAA GCCGGGAAGAAGCCGGTGCGCGCCGTGTTGTGGGTGTCGGCAGACGGCCTTCGCGTCGTAGACGACAAAACAAAG GACCTGATTCTGGACCAGACAATAGAGAAGGTGTCGTTCTGCGCTCCGGACCGGAACTTTGAGAGGGCGTTCTCTTACATCTGCAGAGACGGCACCACGCGGCGCTGGATCTGCCACTGTTTCATGGCCATTAAAGACTCA GGAGAGCGCCTGAGTCATGCCGTGGGTTGTGCCTTCGCCGCTTGTCTGGAGCGCAAACAGAAACGGGAGAAGGAGTGTGGGGTCACGGCCACCTTCGACGCCAACAGAACCACTTTCACCCGCGAGGGCTCGTTTCGTGTCACGACGGCAACGGAGGCGGCAGAGCGGGAGGAAGTCATGAGGCAgctacaggaaaaaaaag CAGAGACGGATGTGAAGGTTACTGGGAACTCAGCCACCAGTGTGACAAACTCCTCAGCGCACTCGACGGGAGGCTCACCATCCCCCTCGTCCTCGCCGCCTCTCTCCATGTGCACACTGGGACCCCAGGTGATACCACGCAGACACGCACCGGCCGAGGCTCTCGCCAGGCAGGGCTCCTTCAGAGGCTTCCCGGTCCTCAGTCAGAAGACTTCTCCCTTCAAACGACAGATGTCGCTGCGCATGAACGAGCTGCCCTCCACCATGCAGCGCAAGTCTGACTTCCCCATGAAGAACACGG TCGTTGAGGTAGAAGGAGAAAGTGACAGCATCAGCTCGCTGTGCACTCAGATCACCTCGGCGTTCAGCGGACCCCCAGAGGACCCCTTCTCCTCAGCACCAATGCCCAAACCAGCGTCATCCCCTCAGTCTCCTGTAGCACCAG TGAATGGCACATCTCCTGCCTtctctgttgttgctgctgctgctgctgctaacccCCCAGTTCTGCCCCCCGCCCTGCCTGCTCGAGACACTAACCCCTGGGCTAAAACTCCAGCACGAGCCCCGGCCTCAGCACAGCCAG GAAGTAACTGGTCATCGCCTACTCCGGTGATAGTGGTCCCCCCCAACTCCTCCCCGTCCATGTCCTCCCACAGACGCACACCGTCAGAAGCAGACCGGTGGTTAGAAGAAGTCACCAAGTCTGTCCGAGTGCCGCAGTCGAATCCCATCATGGCAGCAGCCACGGTTCCCGCCCAGTTCACTGCCCCTGTGGCGATGCCGGTGGCGCCCGTTCCCTCCGTTACCCCGGTTGCCTTCATGTCCTCTCTGCCCTCCGTGCCCATGTTGCCCCCCCGCCAGCCCGCCTTCCACCCTCAGGCTCCGGTCTCCTACCCGATGCCCAACGGGCTGCCGTTCCCTCAGCCCAGCGTGCCTGTGGTCGGCATCACTCCTTCACAGATGGTGGCTAATGTGTTCGGCTCAGCCGTGCAACCCCAGCCGTTCCCCGGCGCGGCCTCCACACTGCCCCAGCACGATCCCCAGGCGGTCTGCCACATCAGCCCGTTCATCAAACCCCCGCTATCCAACGCAGTGACCCCCGCTCCCCTCCAGCCGTCCAACGGCAGTGTGACCTTTAATGGGGCGGACAACTGGGCGGCTGCGTCCCGACTCGCTCCAGCCTCCCCGTTCACCCAGCCGCCCGCACCGCCGCTGGAAGATGCCTTTGAGGCCCAGTGGGCTGCCTTGGAGGGCCGCTCGCGCCAGCGCACCACACCCTCCCCGACAAATCCCTTCTCCACTGAGCTGCACAAGACCTTTGAGATCCAGCTCTGA